One window of the Pseudoxanthobacter soli DSM 19599 genome contains the following:
- a CDS encoding invasion associated locus B family protein gives MIPANRFRLRHRLLSAALAFGVVAGAVGTDAALAQAAQKGDAKKTEAAKPVAVDPNTPQATTATYGDWMVRCSAVPGQSGTAKVCEAALGLQAKGQEGLIAQVVIGRVAKDQPARLIVQLPNGVFLPAGATLYLDDKATTGIDTVFATCTQGCFADTELKTDQLAALKAAKGPGRLEFVDGNSQRLALPISFNGLNVATDAALNPKG, from the coding sequence ATGATTCCGGCCAATCGATTCCGTCTCCGTCATCGCCTGCTGTCCGCCGCGCTTGCATTCGGTGTCGTCGCCGGAGCAGTCGGCACGGACGCCGCGCTCGCTCAGGCCGCGCAGAAGGGCGATGCCAAGAAGACCGAGGCGGCGAAGCCCGTCGCGGTCGATCCGAACACCCCGCAGGCCACCACCGCCACCTACGGCGACTGGATGGTGCGCTGCTCGGCCGTTCCCGGCCAGTCGGGCACCGCCAAGGTGTGCGAGGCTGCGCTCGGCCTGCAGGCCAAGGGACAGGAAGGCCTCATCGCCCAGGTGGTGATCGGCCGCGTCGCCAAGGACCAGCCGGCGCGCCTGATCGTGCAACTGCCGAACGGCGTTTTCCTGCCGGCCGGCGCGACGCTCTATCTGGACGACAAGGCGACGACGGGAATCGACACCGTGTTCGCCACCTGCACCCAGGGCTGCTTCGCCGATACCGAGCTGAAGACCGACCAGCTTGCCGCCCTCAAGGCCGCCAAGGGCCCGGGCCGGCTCGAGTTCGTCGACGGCAACAGCCAGCGCCTGGCGCTGCCGATCTCGTTCAACGGCCTGAACGTGGCGACCGACGCCGCGCTCAACCCGAAAGGCTGA
- a CDS encoding GAF domain-containing protein — translation MVGTHDARHAEQVYSTLRNPASAAKSAVAASWSRSLTKYGLDPEQDQPPHQLSHAEFRVALERVEPLVRLAQNTLDRLFQSVGEAGCCVLLTDRDGVPLDRRGVPGDDADFRASGLWTGMVWSEASEGTNGVGTCLAEGRALTIHRDQHFLTRNIGLSCTVAPIWDEKGAIIAALDVSTCRADLTMPVLKVVAAAACDAAQKIEARHFREMYRHARVLLCPDVGRGAGGMIAVDREDLVIGANRAARIAYGLTDERLAHPFPADDLLLGEEEVPCESLTGAERGAVQRALSRTDGNVSAAARLLGISRATMHRKIARLGLSRPN, via the coding sequence ATGGTGGGAACACACGACGCGCGCCACGCCGAGCAGGTCTATTCGACGCTGCGCAATCCGGCGTCCGCGGCGAAATCGGCCGTTGCCGCGTCCTGGTCGCGGTCGCTGACGAAATACGGCCTCGACCCCGAACAGGACCAGCCGCCGCATCAGCTGAGCCACGCCGAATTCCGCGTGGCGCTCGAGCGGGTCGAGCCGCTGGTCAGGCTCGCGCAGAACACCCTCGACCGGCTGTTCCAGTCGGTCGGCGAGGCGGGCTGCTGCGTGCTTCTAACCGACCGCGACGGCGTTCCGCTCGACCGGCGCGGGGTGCCGGGCGACGATGCCGATTTCCGCGCCTCGGGCCTCTGGACCGGCATGGTGTGGAGCGAGGCGAGCGAGGGCACCAACGGCGTCGGCACCTGCCTCGCCGAGGGCCGGGCGCTGACAATCCATCGCGACCAGCACTTCCTCACCCGCAATATCGGCCTCAGCTGCACGGTGGCGCCGATCTGGGACGAGAAGGGCGCGATCATCGCCGCGCTCGACGTCTCGACCTGCCGCGCCGATCTCACGATGCCCGTGCTGAAGGTGGTCGCCGCCGCCGCCTGCGACGCCGCGCAGAAGATCGAGGCCCGCCATTTCCGCGAGATGTACCGCCACGCCCGCGTGCTGCTGTGCCCGGATGTCGGCCGCGGCGCCGGCGGCATGATCGCGGTCGACCGGGAGGATCTCGTGATCGGCGCGAACCGCGCCGCCCGGATCGCCTACGGCCTGACCGACGAGCGCCTCGCCCATCCCTTCCCCGCCGACGACCTGCTGCTGGGCGAGGAGGAAGTGCCCTGCGAAAGCCTGACGGGCGCCGAGCGCGGCGCGGTGCAGAGGGCCTTGTCGCGCACCGACGGCAACGTCTCGGCCGCGGCACGGCTCCTCGGCATCAGCCGGGCCACCATGCACCGCAAGATCGCCCGCCTCGGCCTCTCCCGGCCGAACTGA
- a CDS encoding MFS transporter encodes MPIALLALTIAAYAIGTTEFVIVGLLPTVATDLGITLPLAGLIVSVYALGVTFGAPVLTALTGRIARKPLLLGLMALFVAGNTLAALSASYETLLVARVLSAFAHGVFFAVGSTIAADLVPENRRASAIAMMFMGLTVAIVTGVPLGTWIGQTFGWRATFWVVAGLGTVAFAAIAVLLPSTLKNAQPASLLDQARVLGSGRLLLVFAMTALGYGGTFVAFTFLAPILQEITGFSQGSVSLILVLYGIAIAIGNIAGGRIANHDPVKALIGLFAVQAAVLVAFSFTAVSPVLTLATLAALGFLSFANVPGLQLYVVQLAKVHRPGAVDVASALNIAAFNLGIAAGAWIGGLVVASPLRLGATPWVGAILVAGALVLTLWSGALDRRTRALAPAV; translated from the coding sequence ATGCCTATCGCCCTTCTCGCGCTCACGATCGCCGCCTATGCGATCGGAACCACGGAGTTCGTCATCGTCGGGCTGCTGCCGACGGTGGCGACGGACCTCGGGATCACCCTGCCGCTTGCCGGCCTCATCGTCAGCGTCTACGCCCTCGGCGTGACCTTCGGGGCGCCGGTGCTGACGGCGCTCACCGGCCGGATCGCCCGAAAGCCGCTGCTGCTCGGCCTGATGGCGCTGTTCGTGGCCGGCAACACCCTCGCCGCGCTGAGCGCGAGCTATGAGACGCTGCTGGTCGCGCGGGTGCTGTCGGCGTTCGCCCACGGCGTGTTCTTCGCCGTCGGCTCCACCATCGCCGCCGACCTCGTGCCGGAAAACCGGCGCGCTTCGGCGATCGCGATGATGTTCATGGGCCTGACGGTGGCGATCGTCACCGGCGTGCCGCTCGGAACCTGGATCGGCCAGACCTTCGGCTGGCGGGCGACGTTCTGGGTGGTGGCCGGGCTCGGCACGGTGGCGTTCGCGGCCATCGCCGTGCTGCTGCCCTCGACGCTGAAGAACGCCCAGCCGGCGAGCCTGCTCGACCAGGCCCGCGTGCTCGGCAGCGGACGGCTGCTGCTGGTGTTCGCGATGACCGCGCTCGGCTATGGCGGCACGTTCGTCGCCTTCACCTTCCTCGCGCCGATCCTGCAGGAGATCACCGGCTTCTCCCAGGGCAGCGTCAGCCTGATCCTCGTGCTCTACGGCATCGCCATCGCCATCGGCAACATCGCCGGCGGCAGGATCGCCAACCACGATCCGGTGAAGGCGCTGATCGGGCTGTTCGCGGTGCAGGCGGCGGTGCTGGTGGCGTTCTCGTTCACCGCCGTCTCGCCCGTGCTGACGCTGGCGACGCTCGCCGCGCTCGGCTTCCTGTCGTTCGCCAACGTGCCCGGCCTGCAGCTCTATGTGGTGCAACTCGCCAAGGTGCACCGGCCCGGCGCCGTCGATGTCGCTTCCGCCCTCAACATCGCCGCGTTCAATCTCGGCATCGCCGCAGGGGCGTGGATCGGCGGGCTGGTGGTGGCCTCGCCGCTGAGGCTCGGAGCGACGCCCTGGGTGGGGGCGATTCTGGTCGCCGGGGCGCTGGTGCTGACGCTGTGGAGCGGCGCGCTGGACCGCAGGACCCGGGCGCTGGCGCCGGCGGTCTGA